The segment atgtataatgcattataaaggtattcatgacgtagttttttttttttttttttaacaaacaactgcaaccaaagttaaaatgcatgataatattagtagtattataatGCATCATAACTGTGGTTACAATTTTTCATGAGACCATACAGTGcattattaatgcattaaatgcaTTGTATATAAAGGCTTTATTAGACATTATTTGAGTGTTTTACAAGAAATTATGAGTCTTTCAacttcaaaatttcatttttaattaaatgtgttactTTGATTGTGAAATGTacaagcaatttctgagtgaaaattgtttcaaagtaaatcatacaccttttttttcccagtgtactTTTAGTGTACATATCATTCCAGTCCTgtattatttgttttctttcagaaaacacaaaaaatgaTCTAAAGAATAATATAAATGTGCATACAAGGAAGGTGGATGATGATTTAAACTGccaagctccaaaaaggacagaaagcaccataaaagtctCACAAAATGGTCTATACAACCTGTGCACCATATATTGGAAATCTTCAGAAGTCACGTGTGTGTGGAAgagactgaaatttaaaatattccCCTGTGCTGTCGATCTTAAATCTCATTTGCGTGCACTTATTTCAAACCTGCCATGATGTGAAGTGAGAACCAGTGGAGATTTGCCATCATCAGCAATGTCAAAAATCACAATTTAAGTCAACACAAGTAAGAACAAGATTTGAGACTGTGGAAGGGAATTCATACAGCTTCAGAAGACTCATTTTAGTCTAATTTATGTAGCTTTTGTGATCGATGTGGAGCTTGGCAGTATATTCGCTTGACACTTTCATTGTATTGAAACGACTAGCACCGAGATGGACCGTTtctatttttttcacattttgggAAATtacctgaaaaaaaatgctggatggaaGCTGGATGTGCATAAAAAACACATGTGCTAAAATGAGGCAGACACATTTTTTATCCGATAAGAAGACATGTGCATGAACTACGacatttaacaaataaatcCCTCGATGTGCAACAAAAAAAACGTGACCTTGCCTCAGCAGaggctgtgattggataactaTACTAACCAGCGGACCAATCATATCGCAGCATCTCAGATGCTGGTTTGGTGGTTCTGAAACGCCCGAGTCAaagaatgatttggtttaattccctcCAAAAGACAAACTCATTTATGATGGAGGGAAAAGGAGCCCGATTGCAGCAgcttacatttttattactgaTTTTTTGCACCAATCTCCCAAgaagtgatgattttgttctcttgaacacatgggatgaAAACGCtgctttatttacaaatatttaatgcGACATTCTAATTTTATGCATAAGTTAAATTCACAACTTCTCATTTCGTGTTTCACACAAgcagaaaatatgaaatgacacaataatcttaaaaataaagggttTACACTTgataactacatgtacttactatagtgttagagttagggtttggtttacggtcagttacttgtaattatgcataatatacATAATTTAACGTGTAACTAcctcaccttaaaataaagtgttaccaataaggttctttattggcatcgacGGCTCCATGAAGAGCCTTTAACATCCACGAAACCTTTCCATTGGATAAAGGGAGAAAAAAGTTCTGTagattatacttttttttttcatactacagtttttctcaatcgatttgacacatttctccaattttttaaaacagttaacACAGTGATCTAAACACACTCTTACTTCAGCCAAACAGTTCAACATTACTGCTAATAAATCATTGCATTTTTAAGTAAATGTGTATTCTCTAATGATTTTAGTACATTTTCAGCTGTAGACGTAAAAATACACTGACGGAAATACActtttattgtaatgtttttccTACAGGTATTTTAAAAACTCTTTTCAAAActgatgtaatgcatatttttgagTCATGAACGATGTTTTTAAACAAGTTTCAGTTGTTACACAACATTTCAAagtgtttaaattcattttttaaacttttttgtcagTAGTACAAccaaatatatgtaaatgaacaTTGACAAAtcaggtttttaaaagtgtaaaaacataatggagatataattaatttaattaattaatttataatttaagtgttaccaatgacattatctgttttttttataatcaattaacactgattttgtcattttttacaagacaGACAAAATTTGTctccaaaaaagtcattcagtttaaccaaaatCTCGGTTtcaccgaatgacacttttagttataccgaatgacgatattttcaatcAATGATAACAGGTTGATATCTAGCTATCTAACAAAAgtacaatcaaacattttatatttagtacaagtttttaaaatattacaacattttccatgttttatagcggttgcaccaaatgacctgatgtttcgggacatgcgtatgatcaagtgaaattttttcaaatagttagagttagttactttgcttcatgaccatgtggtcctttccaagtgtctgaatgatgtcacatcctgtcacatgatattgaccacatgacttgaagcaaaatggtccctttaatatcggttactccgaatgacatcaatgaaattattttttccggacattctttctaataacaaagcaatgacttcaacacataattttaacgtcattttgcactatgttgatatatgatgttataaaatcatgccagaataaaaaaatatgtacatctattatattttaagatattttaattgcaaatgaaatggctgtattgacCTTTGGgcggttaaaccaaatgaccttttaacacttcaaaatctttaaaatacctttaaatgaagcaaaatataattaaccccttttggatgtcatatctttgttttttattattattataaggcctttggacaaaaaaatgaccatcACGCCATTGACCCAAATATATATCTACAGATACTTGAAATTAGCTGTTTTTATTAGTATTTGAGAGATATCTAAACCTTTTCTCTCGGCCACGATGATCACAGATCCTCTGGATGTTGCATTACAGTATCAGCCTTAACGTTATTATCTTGCCACCCTGACATTTGAGAATATACAAAAGTTTTTTCAATTATCTCAACAGctttaaaactatttatttatatacatatttatgtatattcAAACATAACATTATGCCAAAGTATGTGACAAATGTTTGAGTGACACATATTCCTTTCAGAACAGCTTTTCAATACTGAAATGTTCCTCCAGCGACTCTGAACGTACCTGTGTGTGTGCGAATGTGTCCCTGAAGCAGCCAGGGCCTGGAGAAGGCCTTTCCGCACAGCTTACACACACATGGCAGCGTGTGCGTGCGGATGTGCATCTTCAGCGCCCCGAGACTCACGTACTCCTTGTCGCAGTACTTGCAGCTGAAGCACTTTTGGCACTGCCACTGACAGTGGACCTGCCTCGGGCCGGTCAGGCTAGAGAAGCTCAGGTAAGCTTTCTGGCAGTCAAAACATTCATCAGCGCTGCCGGTGCTGGCCAGTCCTAAAGCGGACACGTCGTCTTGTAGGTCTCTTTGGGATAGCTGGAATGGCCGTGGCTCGGTTCGCTCCAGCATTGGCAGCGCAGGCCGTATGTCTGGAAGAGGACTGGATGTCACAGGTAAGGGGTAAGTGAGACCCAGAACCGGGCCGTCCGTTGGGTGTTGAGGAGGCACGTACATCCCTGAACTGACCGGGATCGTCCGCAGAGTGGAGCTCAATGAGTTCCCAAGAAGCAGAGTCTCATGTGGATGCAGCGCTTTGAGTCTGGAGCTCGAGGATTCGATATGAATCACCTCTGTGGAGATATGTAATgcataatttataacattaccTGAATTCATATGtatcaacatttaaataaatcactaacaataaacaattaaactaacaataaatgattaaatgtgcCTTTAAAGCATGATTGATTTCACATCATCCACCtcacttttaacatttttatttatcataATCATGAACACATTGGTTTGTTGCACAAATAGTTTTACATTTACTGCATTTTGTTATTCTTCTCTTCTTTCCTTATAACGGCTAATGAATCAGAAGTCTCACATTCACAGGAAACAGCTTACATCCGCATTGCAAAATAAGGTGAATACCGAtcatttaacaataaatttaaCATGTTTATGGTCTAGGAAAATCATCAACTTCACccttatttgtttgttttatctgTGATAATAACGCAATGAAACCTGCCAAATTGTGGGACATAATTTTTGTCcagaaaataaacaaagaaattatgaacacatgcaaaaacaagtgggaagcaacaaaatattaataactgatatTCAGCTTTTTGTTTCTGCACAGTAAAATAAAACTTGTTACTTATCAGATAAATATATTTAACCAAATTTGGTGTTTTTGTTCTTTCCTCATATTTGTCAAATTTCTCCTGTggcaaaattaatttttatggtaagactttacaataagtaaaataaaataaataagttttatTAGTTAATTctttaatattaataactgatgttcagctttttgtgtttccatgcactcttattcctcgtctgtgATCATGTagagctgcactgaaactgacatttggaccttcaacgcgttaaaccccagtgaagtccactatatggagaaaaatcctggaattttttcctcaaaaaccttcatttcttttccactgaagaaagaaagacattaagatcttggatgacatggaggagagtaaattatcaggaaattttcattctgaagtgaactaatcctttaaagcattaactaacattaactaaaaataagcaattcattttttatatatatcattgttaatattagttaataaaaatgcaactgttgattgttagttcatgtcagCTCAGGTCTATTAAATAATACCAACAGATACAAtgtttgattttagtaatgtaaaTACGGAAATGAAAATTAGGTAAGATTATCTAATGCTTTAGAAGTTCATGTTAACTCATGtagttatttaatattaacCTTATTCATTTTGTCAGAGAAGATCATCGacaggaaaaataaaaataatactaagtctttgtaaaaacaaaatgcaagtTATAGTTAGTTTCTCAAGTGTTTTGTCAGTCTTTtgtcaaaaaagtaaaaataatagATATTATAAGGTTTAGTCCACTGTTTCTTATTTCAATCTCCCTCTTATATATACTGTTGATAATACCTACACACGTTTATCCCTCTCTGGCTTTTCTATCAGGACTCTTCAGACCCAAAGTAAGGACTCACAATGAGCCGCTCTTCTGTGAGAGATTCTGCACCTGCTAAACTGCCATATCTTCATCCTTCtctcatcaccatcatcatcatgtaTAAAACATCTGTAACTGATCATATAGGCCTATCGTGACACATTTAAAGCAGTgactatatatatgtatatatatatgagaaacATTTTATATTCTTGTAAAATTACCATGCATGCCGTCTGAATCATAATAAGACTTTTAAAAAGTCTCAgctatatgaaaatataaattttaatatatatttatagtttttgCACTATTAAGATTAGAACATAATATCCACGTTAACACTTttgtaaaactgtaatatttgtactttcataattttattaaattataatcaCTAATGCAAAACATTTCTCCTCATTCATACCTTTTTATTTTACTCAAACAAgtgaattatattattaaaagtgATTTATGCGAAAACAAATgatgtgttaaatattttaaactacTATATCGAATTGATATATcctaatataaataataatcaaactATGAAACACATAAGCAGTTAAAACAACAAGTCTTACAAGCGAGAAACTTTCTATTTAGTCATTTAGTCTGAAAATAACTTGCCGTGTTTTTTTGAGCCCAACACTCCATAGTCAGGCTTCTTGTTCGTGAGGTGTTTCTTCACCAAGAAAGACCTTGGCATCGTATCTCGGGTCTTCTGCAGGAAACTCAAGCGGGAGATGTTGCGTGTTGAATGAATAGCTGATGTTTGGAGGTTGTCTTTGCGCCACATTCTCGAGTAGAGAAGAGAGAGTCAGGTGCGGGCTCGAGCTGGACGGACAGCTcgctcagccaatcagaacgaAAGGACAAGTGTAGGAGGGCGGGGCCATGTTTGTCGAGACATTCCGCGGCAAACAGGTGCACGCGCGCGATCAAAACAGCAgaactttattttgatgaaacATATATTCCCCAGAGATTATCTTTGTTTTTTCACCCTCGCTCGTTGATAAAAACATAGCCTAACATGTAACACGGTCAATGCAATGCTTAAAATGTGGTGAATCGTTTAATGTAGTGTAGAGTGGGGCAAAACGCCCCCtttgtacataaatattttCAGTCAAAATACTAATTAATTATGAAGGCTGagcaattttaatatttgatgaATAACTCCTGCCATAGTCACTCAAAACCAGGATGGCAATTCTAatcatatttatgttttgtttcactttaatgtcacattttccTTAAGGGGGGCGTTTTCCCCCACTCTACCCTATAAAACGTTTTCAACGAATCAGAGTTTTTGTCAAACGCGACACGTGGCGACATTTTACAAACGGTTTCTATACGACGCGACTGGAACAACAAAGTATGACAATGATCAAATCTGGTACTGTTTATGTCcttaaattaatgataaaagCATCTAATGTGAGTATGAAtttcattttgtgtgtttttcacagTCGTACTGAAAGCGACGATGgataattcacctcagatcttaaaaataatctatctatctatctatctatctatctatctatctatctatctatctatctatctatctatctatctatcaatcaatcaatcaatatctatctatctatctatctatctatctatctatctatctatctatctatctatctatctatctatctatctatctatctatcaaaaacatttaacataTCCAGCACATATATTTAATGACAGTACTGCATTTAACAGCTACATTTATGCATAAACAAAACAGAAGGATAAGATAATGAGGATACAGATTTGATTTATAATAATGGACTGATTTCAACTGGATGACTGAAATACAGTGAAATAATGTACtataaaaaacaatttttagCTTAATTGTTGGCTATTTCTAAAGTTAGGTTATATATGGTAAATTATTCCATTATTGGGAACCAATTTTTAacgttttgttatttttttcttttcgaaCCATAAACTAAAGTTCTCATGCAGAAAGTTTCAGGAACCAGAAATTGTTAAGTTGCATGTAGGCCTtctgtaaataataaataaataattggttGCAAGCAATTCATTTCTTGAATTAATTTAGCCTGTCTTGACTCTAATATTATTGAAATAGTTTTGATATAAGCAATTTGCATTGTTGCCATTATATGTCCAGCATATAACGGGTTAATGAAGGTTTAACAGAACAGGAACCACGTGGACCATGTACAAAaacatatgtaatatttttaaatgttgaaaaaatCAAATGTACAATAGAGATAGAAAGGTTGAGTCTACACCTGTATTCAACATCGCCATCTTGTGTGCCATTAGTGTACTCACATGTGCAAGtgtgagatttatttattttttttttcagtttgttaaagggataattcacctaaaaatattaaatacaatcatcatttattcatcctCATGTAGTttcaaactgataaaaaaaaaaattttgcatGCATGGAGACATTAGGGAATCACagcctttttctttttcattataTGGAAAGAAAAGATgtgatgaagaaaaaaaatcactaacGTTTACCTTTTGTTGCTCCCTGGAAGAAAGAGATTTATGCAAAACAATGTACACATCTCCGCCATCCCCACTGCATACAAGAACATATTTACCACCGTCTTTGCTGAAGAACCtatttttttgtgcatatcTAGGAATCCTTCATTCAGCACCTGTTTATATAATCATTGTACTGCTgagtcaaaaaaaacaaaaaaaacaaaaacaaaaaaaaacaaacagcatttTTACTACAAAATGCAAAAAGGCCGATgcccaaaatggccgatatgggataAATGGATATCATTCAACTCTTAGACACCCCGAATCTAAAGAGATGGCCAAAGATTCTCCAAGGATCGCAGCTGGGGAATTGCAGAAAATAGTTCAGTCATGCgatcagaaagcctaaaaaaatataaaactgcaCCTTCATCACCACATGTTGTTTGGGAGAGTTTCAAGAAAAAGCCTCTCATcaagaaacaatctccagcatattcagctGTCAGACACTACTGGATCGTCAAACTTGGCTgggttctatggtcagatgaaaataaaaatgtgcttGTTAGTATCAAACACTCAAGATGGGATTGGTGCACACAGGGATAGaaaagtaccccatgtccaTACTGCTGGATCTAtaatgttgtgggcctgtttttctgctggaggtcctggacatcttgttcagatacaagGCATCATGGATTttatctccaaaactgcagctcttgtggggtgttcccggtctgcagtggtcagtatctatcaaaagtggtccaagaaaggaacagtggtgaaccggcaacAGGGTCAATGACGACCGAGGCTcactgatgcacgtggggagcgaaggctggcccgtgtggtccgatccaacagacgagttaCTGTAGCTCAGATTGctccagaagttaatgctggttctgatagaaaggtgtcagaatacacagtgcatcacagtttgttgcgtatggagctgcatagctgcagaccagtcagggtgacCATGCTGACTCCTGTCCACCaccgaaagcaccaacagtggacacgtaagcatcagaactggatcacggagcaatggaataaggtggcctggtctgataaatcacgttttcttttataTCACCTGGATAGCCGGGTGtgtgtgcgtcgcttacctggggaacacatggtaccaggatgcactatgggaagaaggcaagccagcGGAAGtcccaaaagttttgggacgcctgcctttatgtgcacatgaacttcAATGACATCACATTCTTAATCCgaagggtttaatatggagttggcccaccctttgcagctataacagcttcaactcttctgggaaggctttccacaaggtttagaagcacatttgtgaggtcaggcagtgatgttggcgtgaaggcctggctcacagtcaccgctctaattcatcccaaaggtgttctatccggttgaggtcaggactctgtgcaggccagtcaagttcctccacaccaaactcgctaatccatgtctttatggaccttgctttgtgcactggtgcacagtcatgttggaacaggaaggggccatccccaaactgttcgtACAgtgttgggagcatgaaattgtccagaatgtcttggtatgctgtaAGAGTTGgtaagcattaagagttcctttcactggaactaagggtccaagcccaacccctgaaaaacaaccccataccacaatccccctccaccaaactttacacttggcacaatgcagtcaggcaagtaccgttcttctggcaaccaccaaacccagactcgtcatTCAGATTgccagagaagcgtgattcttcactccagagaacacgtatCCACTGCTCTAGGGTCCAGTTGTGGTGTGCTTTagaccactgcatccgacgtttgcattgcacttggtgatgtaagg is part of the Chanodichthys erythropterus isolate Z2021 chromosome 11, ASM2448905v1, whole genome shotgun sequence genome and harbors:
- the snai3 gene encoding zinc finger protein SNAI3 isoform X2, coding for MPRSFLVKKHLTNKKPDYGVLGSKKHEVIHIESSSSRLKALHPHETLLLGNSLSSTLRTIPVSSGMYVPPQHPTDGPVLGLTYPLPVTSSPLPDIRPALPMLERTEPRPFQLSQRDLQDDVSALGLASTGSADECFDCQKAYLSFSSLTGPRQVHCQWQCQKCFSCKYCDKEYVSLGALKMHIRTHTLPCVCKLCGKAFSRPWLLQGHIRTHTGFVDVKGSSWSRRCQ
- the snai3 gene encoding zinc finger protein SNAI3 isoform X1; protein product: MPRSFLVKKHLTNKKPDYGVLGSKKHEVIHIESSSSRLKALHPHETLLLGNSLSSTLRTIPVSSGMYVPPQHPTDGPVLGLTYPLPVTSSPLPDIRPALPMLERTEPRPFQLSQRDLQDDVSALGLASTGSADECFDCQKAYLSFSSLTGPRQVHCQWQCQKCFSCKYCDKEYVSLGALKMHIRTHTLPCVCKLCGKAFSRPWLLQGHIRTHTGEKPFSCPHCSRAFADRSNLRAHLQTHSEIKKYQCRSCFKTFSRISLLTKHEEAGCCPMS